From Musa acuminata AAA Group cultivar baxijiao chromosome BXJ3-8, Cavendish_Baxijiao_AAA, whole genome shotgun sequence, one genomic window encodes:
- the LOC103995837 gene encoding FCS-Like Zinc finger 13, with product MVHQSRPLIRRLPDPILTGDRSRLADATPTQVNSPERNSQSPKVWRKLEPDGVGLAIVAALERTRGGSPANVVVSTATSPIAITPSRTSRRRGCPEVSELCSSGGSCEKGKGGGDLGERVMDFYCESLSPPTPGEFGGFQVADFLSHCHLCRKRLHGKDIYMYRGEKAFCSMECRYQQIVSDEYQENCGSEATRPTEISSSPYSGDRIFSPGIVVS from the exons ATGGTGCATCAATCTCGGCCATTAATCCGGCGGCTACCGGACCCTATACTAACCGGTGATCGATCACGGCTGGCCGACGCCACCCCAACACAGGTGAACTCGCCGGAACGTAACTCCCAGTCGCCTAAAGTTTGGAGGAAGCTCGAGCCCGACGGTGTCGGACTAGCCATCGTGGCGGCCCTCGAGAGGACCCGCGGCGGGAGTCCCGCTAACGTGGTCGTTAGCACGGCCACGTCGCCGATCGCGATCACTCCGTCGAGGACTAGCCGGCGTAGAGGGTGTCCGGAGGTATCTGAACTGTGCTCCAGCGGTGGAAGTTGTGAAAAAGGGAAAGGCGGTGGAGATTTAGGAGAGCGGGTGATGGATTTCTATTGCGAGTCCCTGTCGCCGCCGACGCCCGGAGAATTTGGGGGGTTTCAGGTGGCTGATTTCCTTAGCCACTGCCACCTGTGTAGGAAGAGACTCCATGGAAAGGATATCTACATGTATAG AGGAGAGAAGGCGTTCTGTAGCATGGAGTGCAGATACCAGCAGATCGTCAGTGACGAGTACCAGGAAAACTGTGGGTCAGAAGCCACGAGACCGACCGAGATATCGAGCTCGCCGTACTCCGGTGACCGGATCTTCTCTCCGGGCATCGTTGTGTCGTGA